The nucleotide sequence caaccaggtgagggcagttccttactaattagtagcctagacaaccaggtgagggcagttccttactaattagtagcctagacaaccaggtgagggcagttccttactaattagtaacctagacaaccaggtgaggggagttccttactaattagttacccagacaaccaggtgaagGTAGTTGCTTACTAATTAgtaacctagacaaccaggtgaggggagttccttactaattagttacctagacaaccaggtgaagggagttgCTTACTAATCAgtaacctagacaaccaggtgaggagagttccttactaattagtaacctagacaaccaggtgaaggTAGTTGCTTACTAATCAGTAAACTCAATTCACCAGTCAAGTACAAGGAAGGACCagaaacccacagacactcggcCGTCCGTGGAATGACTTTGACCATATTATTTTTGGGAAGCCCAATTGATTCTAAGATGGAATACTTTCAGATTCTCCGAACTCACTTCCTTGTTTAAATCACTTGCTCTGCTCACGTTCTGAAGCCCACAATGTCGTGGGAGGTTCTAAGAGTTATGAGAcggtgatggactgagagatcAGCCAATTAAAATCAGCGCTCTGAGGCCGCTGTGAAACCAGACAGTTCGACGGAGGGAGAGCCGACTGGTGTTCCTCACAGCGGCCTGCGTTGACCTGTCCAGGTTAAAGGTCACGACCCCTGCCCTCTGACCCCTAGAGTACCAGGATGTCTCCGCTGCAGCGCTCGCAGCAGTTGAAGGTGATGTTCTCATAGCGAGTGTAAGGGTGGAACCGACCGATGCTCTTCTTATTGGTCAGGAAGGCCGAGGGGGAGGagtcagagatagagaggggggagggctCTTCCTCGTTGTCTGAACAGGAAATCGGGTCCAGGATCTTCAACACCtgagaagggaagaaggagagaaagacagaaagagtgagCGGGTTGTTTCTGGATAGAGGCCAGTGTGAGAGTCCTGCTGGGGAGTCCCACTCCACTTCCTACCTTCTCAGCCATCTTCTCAGCCGGCGTGTGTGAGGTGTTAGGGAGCTCTGAGGACTGTCTTCCTTTCCCCAGCCCAGCTCCACTGCTGCTCCCTACTGGCCCAACCTTCCCCAGCAGGCGGGAGTTGATGGCGTCCGCCAGCTTGTGATTGGCTAGGGCTAGTTCTCCCGTGCTGAGTGGCTGGCCACTGGGGTAGTAGGTCTGCTGTCGACCCCACTGGAGAGAGACCAGCAGCTGCTCCAGAGacctgggagagagacacacaaacacatcatcTGTATGGCTGGTACTGTGGTGGGTATCTCAGTTACTTTATGTTCCTATGTGAGTTTTACCACTAGTGTGTTGTATAGAAGTCCTACTGTACCTGTGGGTTagcatcatgtctgtgtgttgtacctgtgggttagcatcatgtctgtgtgttgtacctgtgggttagcatcatgtctgtgtgttgtacctgtgggttagcatcatgtctgtgtgttgtacctgtgggtTAGCATCagcatcatgtctgtgtgttgtacctgtgggttagcatcatgtctgtgtgttgtacctgtgggttagcatcatgtctgtgtgttgtacctgtgggttagcatcatgtctgtgtgttgtacctgtgggttagcatcatgtctgtgtgttgtacctgtgggttagcatcatgtctgtgtgttgtacctgtgggttagcgtcatgtctgtgtgttgtacctgtgggttagcatcatgtctgtgtgttgtacctgtgggttagcatcatgtctgtgtgttgtacctgtgggttagcatcatgtctgtgtgttgtacctgtgggtTAGCATCATGcatctgtgtgttgtacctgtgggttagcatcatgtctgtctgtgtgtacctgtgggttagcatcatgtctgtgtgttgtacctgtgggtTAGCATCATGTCTCTGGGAGAATGTCTACCGCATCATGTCTCAGCAGGTGTGTGATGGGTCTAGCatcatgtctgtctgtgctgAGAGAAACCCTGCACCTGTGGGTCCTGTGGGTTAGCATCATGTCTCTTGAAGAGATACCTgtgggttacacacacacacacaacagtcagtgtcacacacacactccttccctccgtcacccctcacccctacctgaCGGAACTTGTCCTCCAGACATCATTGTATAGACATGTTCCAGCTGTTCTGCTGTGGAGGCCCGGCTGCGACCCAGAGCCTCGTTCTGGGTAAGATCATGTCTGTGTTCTTCCTCTGGCCAGACGCTCAAAATGGTACTGCAGGTCATCACCTCAGAGGCTACCAGCAGCTTCTTCAACTCTCTGTTCACCTATAGGACAATACAGAGCTGAGTCGGTTCAAATATGGACCAGAGTACTGTGTATCATGTCACTGTGTGTGCCAACAGGTTGAAAACACAAGTACTATCCTTATAAAGCATCATGCtgaaaactcaggatccagatgaactctacagtcactgaacaaaactcaggatccagatgaactcctacagtcactgaacaaaactctgtgtgtccagatgaactcctacagttgaacaaaactcaggatccagatgaactcctacagtcactgaacaaaactcaggatccagatgaactcctacagtcactgaacaaaactcaggatccagatgaactcctacagtcctacaaagtcactgaacaaaactcaggatccagatgaactcctacagtcactgaacaaaactcaggatccagatgaactacctacagtcactgaacaaaactcaggatccagatgaactcctacagtcactgaacaaaactcaggatccagatgaactcctacagtcactgaacaaaactcaggatccagatgaactcctacagtcactgaacaaaactcaggatccagatgaactcctacagtcactgaacaaaactcaggatccagatgaactcctacagtcactgaacaaaactcaggatccagatgaactcctacagtcactgaacaaaactcaggatccagatgaactcctacagtcactgaacaaaactcaggatccagatgaactcctacagtcactgaacaaaactcaggatccagatgaactcctacagtcactgaacaaaactcaggatccagatgaactcctacagtcactgaacaaaactcaggatccagatgaactcctacagtcactgaacaaaactcaggatccagatgaactcctacagtcactgaacaaaactcaggatccagatgaactcctacagtcactgaacaaaactcaggatccagatgaactcctacagtcactgaacaaaactcaggatccagatgaactcctacagtcactgaacaaaactcaggatccagatgaactcctacagtcactgaacaaaactcaggatccagatgaactcccaGTCATGAACAAAACTCTCCagtgaactcctacagtcactgaacaaaactcaggatccagaactcctgtcactgaacaaaactcagatccagatgaactcctacagtcactgaacaaaactcatcCTGAACTCCTACAgaaacaaaactcaggatccagatgaactcctacagtcactgaacaaaactcaggatccagatgaactcctacagtcactgaacaaaactcaggatccagatgaactcctacagtcactgaacaaaactcaggatccagatgaactcctacagtcactgaacaaaactcaggatccagatgaactcctacagtcactgaacaaaactcaggatccagattaactcctacagtcactgaacaaaactcaggatccagatgaactcctacagtcactgaacaaaactcaggatccagatgaactcctacagtcactgaacaaaactcaggatccagatgaactcctacagtcactgaacaaaactcaggatccagatgaactcctacagtcactgaacaaaactcaggatccagatgaactcctacagtcactgaacaaaactcaggatccagatgaactcctacagtcactgaacaaaactcaggatccagatgaactcctacagtcactgaacaaaactcaggatccagatgaactcctacagtcagaacactgaacaaaacaaaactcaggatccagatgaactcctacagtcactgaacaaaactcaggatccagatgaactcctacagtcactgaacaaaactcaggatccagatgaactcctacagtcactgaacaaaactcaggatccagatgaactcctacagtcactgaacaaaactcaggatccagatgaactcctacagtcactgaacaaaactcaggatccagatgaactcctacagtcactgaacaaaactcaggatccagatgaactcctacagtcactgaacaaaactcaggatccagatgaacaaaactcagatgaactcctacagtcactgaacaaaactcaggatccagatgaactcctacagtcactgaacaaaactcaggatccagatgaactcctacagtcactgaacaaaactcaggatccagatgaactcctacagtcactgaacaaaactcaggatccagatgaactcctacagtcactgaacaaaactcaggatccagatgaactcctcactgaacaaaactcagtcactcctacagtcactgaacaaaactcaggatccagatgaactcctacagtcactgaacaaaactcaggatccagatgaactcctacagtcactgaacaaaactcaggatccagatgaactccacagtcactgaacaaaactcaggatccagatgaactcctacagtcactgaacaaaactcaggatccagatgaactcctacagtcactgaacaaaactcaggatccagatgaactcctacagtcactgaacaaaactcaggatccagatgaactcctacagtcactgaacaaaactcaggatccagatgaactcctagtcagtcactgaacaaaactcaggatccagatgaactcctacagtcactgaacaaaactcaggatccagatgaactcctacagtcactgaacaaaactcaggatccagatgaactcctacagtcactgaacaaaactcaggatccagatgaactcctacagtcactgaacaaaactcaggatccagatgaactcctacagtcactgaacaaaactcaggatccagatgaactcctacagtcactgaacaaaactcaggatccagatgaactcctacagtcactgaacaaaactcaggatccagatgaactcctacagtcactgaacaaaactcaggatccagaacagtcactgaacaaaactcaggatccagatgaactcctacagtcactgaacaaaactcaggatccagatgaactcctacagtcactgaacaaaactcaggatccagatgaactcctacagtcactgaacaaaactcaggatccagatgaactcctacagtcactgaacaaaactcaggatccagatgaactcctacagtcactgaacaaaactcaggatccagatgaactcctacagtcactgaacaaaactcaggatccagatgaactcctacagtcactgaacaaaactcaggatccagatgaactcctacagtcactgaacaaaactcaggatccagatgaactcctacagtcactgaacaaaactcaggatccagatgaactcctacagtcactgaacaaaactcaggatccagatgaactcctacagtcactgaacaaaactcaggatccagatgaactcctacagtcactgaacaaaactcaggatccagatgaactcctacagtcactgaacaaaactcaggatccagatgaactcctacagtcactgaacaaaactcaggatccagatgaactcctacagtcactgaacaaaactcaggatccagatgaactcctacagtcactgaacaaaactcaggatccagatgaactcctacagtcactgaacaaaactcaggatccagatgaactcctacagtcactgaacaaaactcaggatccagatgaactcctacagtcactgaacaaaactcaggatccagatgaactcctacagtcactgaacaaaactcaggatccagatgaactcctacagtcactgaacaaaactcaggatccagatgaactcctacagtcactgaacaaaactcaggatccagatgaactcctacagtcactgaacaaaactcaggatccagatgaactcctacagtcactgaacaaaactcaggatccagatgaactcctacagtcactgaacaaaactcaggatccagatgaactcctacagtcactgaacaaaactcaggatccagattaactcctacagtcactgaacaaaactcaggatccagattaactcctacagtcactgaacaaaactcaggatccagattaactcctacagtcactgaacaaaactcaggatccagatgaactcctacagtcactgaacaaaactcaggatccagattaactcctacagtcactgaacaaaactcaggatccagattaactcctacagtcactgaacaaaactcaggatccagatgaactcctacagtcactgaacaaaactcaggatccagatgaactcctacagtcactgaacaaaactcaggatccagatgaactcctacagtcactgaacaaaactcaggatccagatgaactcctacagtcactgaacaaaactcaggatccagatgaactcctacagtcactgaacaaaactcaggatccagatgaactcctacagtcactgaacaaaactcaggatccagatgaactcctacagtcactgaacaaaactcaggatccagatgaactcctacagtcactgaacaaaactcaggatccagatgaactcctacagtcactgaacaaaactcaggatccagatgaactcctacagtcactgaacaaaactcaggatccagatgaactcctacagtcactgaacaaaactcaggatccagatgaactcctacagtcactgaacaaaactcaggatccagatgaactcctacagtcactgaacaaaactcaggatccagatgaactcctacagtcactgaacaaaactcaggatctagatgaactcctacagtcactgaacaaaactcaggatccagattaactcctacagtcactgaacaaaactcaggatccagatgaactcctacagtcactgaacaaaactcaggatccagattaactcctacagtcactgaacaaaactcaggatccagattaactcctacagtcactgaacaattCCAAATAATGTGTTTCATAGTGTTAAAGGCCCAAATGCAGCTGTTTTCAAAAAAATCtctcaatatcaaattatttctgggGAACAATTAAGGTCCTCACCGTGATCGTCTTCAATTAAAAATGGTtttataaaaagaaacagaaatagcttcttagctaagaataatttctcaagcaagaatttagtttggactgtctgggagtggcctGAGTGGTgaagggaaaactgaaaactagctgttattggcagagaggtttggaactctttcttattggtctattaaattATTAGTCTGTCACCAGGCTGGCCAAACCTCaaccccaccaaaacaggctgaatttCAGGAAGTCTTTtccaacagctcttacactaaaagggacttatatataaaacacagtaaTATGATGTTTTTGATGGCACTGAGCCTTTACGTTAACTCATTTACCCACCTCAGTCTGCACGTGGAGCTGGTTGAGGAGCCCCTCCTTGTCCTGCAGCAGTCTTCTCTCTGAGTTCTGCAGCTTCTCCATGGCTCCTCTCAGGTCCtccagaggaggggagggagaggggggccgCTCCTCTATCTGCTGCCCAGCCCAggcctctcctttctcctcagcCGGACCCACATGACCCCCACTCCGGCTGATGGCGGCACGGGGAACAACGATCCTCACCGCCTCCACCACCATGCAGGCCTCCCGGGGAACCTTCCCCAGGTGGAGCACCCCGGGGGGCTGGGGGGCAGACGGGGTGGCTCTGGGACTGGCTCTGGGGCTCTGCTGGGGTGTGGAGTGGGGGCTGTGTTGGAGGCTGGCGGGGGCAGGGTGCGTCTTCTTGGGGCTTTGTTTGGGACTAGCTACCTTAAGTAGTGGCACCGAAGACAGAGGCGTATCCACGGCACCGATCTCCTTAGCGACTGGGGGCTTGTCTGTCTCCATGCCGTCGCCGGGGCCCCTGACTGGACGGACGGAACCTGGCAAACATTCTGGAATGTTAGCTCTCTCTCAATGTATTGGCTGGAGGAGTTATCAGGTCTCAACATCGCTGTGTGTGATTGGCTGAGAGGATGCAGGGGGAGGATGTAAACAACAGTGGAATGATAGAGGGTGATAACGGCTTACCTCTGTCTGCTACTGCAGCGGTAGACATGATGGTAGAGGAAGTCTTCACAACAGTCCAGTCGAATGCCAGAGGGACAGGGCGGTGGATGACTTCCAGGATGGCAGTTAGATCTCTCTCccgaagacagacagacaaatgttGATTCTGAGTTTTACCACCCTGTTAGACATGTTAaatgaatcaaataaaataagaaaGTAGCGAGAGAATCTCGCACAGCTCCTGTAACTAGCTAATGGACTTTTTTCTGccttcaattatttattttttaatatgttTTGAATTGGTAAAATGAAGAGTCAAAACAGCTGCCCTTTCCAACTAGTTGTTTACTTGGCTAGTTCAGTCTCTGGCTGAGCTCCAGGGATAAAATAACTCACCTGTTATCTGTGGAGGAGCTTTAACAGCAGTGTCAACACATGATCAACACCCAGCCGGTTAGATAAGGATATAAGAGAACGGAGTTCAGCTTTCCTCAACTAACAGTAACTAACAAGAAAGCAAACCGAGTAGGAAAAAACAAACCCTGGACATAAACGTATAAACATTGATAACTAACATCAGCAGTGTAAAATGAGTGTAACGTAGAGAGATATCAAAACGGTATCAGAATAAACATGCACATACTACTGTTGTTTACCCGATTAAAAATATTTCCTCTGTTAAATCTTGGTCGCCATCTTGTTTGTGTTGTCACCGACCGGACACTGGTGGCTTGGCGGACGTGGAGGGGTGTCCGACAGGAAACAGACTCTGAATCAGCTTGGACGATTTCTCATCCATAGTGGGGACAGTAAACAGATATCCCAAATCTGATTCACGATCAGTAAACGGAAGTTGAGACGACAGCGTTTTACAAAATTACCAAACCgcggaataataataataaccggAACTATTATCCGCACTACTGTGTTCCACCGTAGGAAATAAAATATTGTTACACCCACAGAAgacaacttttaaaaaatgtaccgAAGATAATCAATTCTGGTTAAACTATTGTCCTCTAGTACAGGTGAGTTTGATATCCACGTGTGTGTATTTGAATCGAGCTTTTCAAATAGCTACTACGATATGGGCGATTTGCTGTCTTATTTTGGTCTTGATGTTGTCTAGGCTGTCACTCGGAGAGCAATGGGGGTACACGGGCTGTGGAAGCTGCTTGAGACCACCGGGAAGCCCATCAACCCCGAGACGCTCGAGGGCAAGATCCTGGCTGTCGGTATCCTTCCGGACACCACAAGGAAGTCCCCACCTATCGCTCTCTtaaactctttctttctctctccttgttcttgaCTTTTTAAAGTAGGGTATCCCTACTTCTTCCACTCAATCTCCCACCCATACCTACTGCACATCCCAGTCATAGCATGTGTCTGCATCTTACATAGAGTTAGTGTCTAGTGTATTGTGCAGTAAACCAAAtgactccatgtgtaactctgtgttgttgtctgttcacactgc is from Oncorhynchus tshawytscha isolate Ot180627B unplaced genomic scaffold, Otsh_v2.0 Un_contig_11507_pilon_pilon, whole genome shotgun sequence and encodes:
- the LOC112240635 gene encoding LOW QUALITY PROTEIN: golgin-45 (The sequence of the model RefSeq protein was modified relative to this genomic sequence to represent the inferred CDS: inserted 1 base in 1 codon), coding for MSTAAVADRGSVRPVRGPGDGMETDKPPVAKEIGAVDTPLSSVPLLKVASPKQSPKKTHPAPASLQHSPHSTPQQSPRASPRATPSAPQPPGVLHLGKVPREACMVVEAVRIVVPRAAISRSGGHVGPAEEKGEAWAGQQIEERPPSPSPPLEDLRGAMEKLQNSERRLLQDKEGLLNQLHVQTEVNRELKKLLVASXGDDLQYHFEHMMLTHRSLEQLLVSLQWGRQQTYYPSGQPLSTGELALANHKLADAINSRLLGKVGPVGSSSGAGLGKGRQSSELPNTSHTPAEKMAEKVLKILDPISCSDNEEEPSPLSISDSSPSAFLTNKKSIGRFHPYTRYENITFNCCERCSGDILVL